In Gemmatimonadota bacterium, the sequence TTGGGGAGCCTAGCGGACGGGAAAGTAGGCGGCGTTCGCTCGTCGTCAAGCCGAGGCCAAAAGGTCAAGCAGGGTCCACGCGGGGGAAAAGGGGATTCCCCTTCGAGACGGTTTGCCCTGCCAAGGAGACGGCGCGCGCTTCATCCAGCGTCGGGACTGCGCCCAGCCCTAACCGTGCAGCCAGCTCGGCCATCTTCTGAGGGGCCACGGGCTCGAAGAGCGCACACAGAACCGCGAGCACCCGACACAGGCTCGCCAGCGTCTCGTCCAACTCCGAAGCCGCGACTGGGTCTTTGGCCTGCGACCACGGTTGACGATCTTCGACGTATCCGTTGGCTGTCCGCGCCAAGTCCATCGCCGCCGCTAGAGCCTCATGCACTTTGTACCGCTCCATCGCGTGCCGCGCGGTCGCGAACGTGGACTCGATCTGCTCGTCGAGCCCCGTCCCGCGCGCATCCGGGACGACCCCGTCGCGATACCTGCCAACCATGGAGATAACTCGACTCGCGAGGTTTCCGAGCACGTTCGCTAGCTCTTCGTATCGCGTCATGAAGCGCTCGGCCGTGTACGAGGCGTCGGAGCCGGTGGGCATCTCGCGGAGGAGATACCAGCGTACCGCGTCGGCACCGAAGTCGTCGCTCAACGCGAGCGGGTCGATCACATTCCCGATCGACTTCGACATCTTGGCGTCACCGACCAGCCACCAACCGTGAGCCAGGATCTGCCTCGGCAGCGGCAGGCCGACGCCCATCAGAAGCGTCGGCCAGTACACCGCGTGTGTGGTGATGATGTCCTTGCCGACCAGGTGCAAGTCGCAGGGCCACCACGAGCCGGACACGTCCTCGAAGCCCTGCTCGCCGACGGGCCGAGTCGGATCGATCGCACCGGAGGCGGTGAGGTAGTTGATCAGCGCGTCGACCCACACGTACGCCGTGTGGTCTTCGTCGAAAGGGAGGGTGATGCCCCAACTGACGCGCGACTTCGGTCTCGAGATCGAGAGGTCGCCGAGCGGCTTCTGGAGGAAGCCCAGAACCTCGTTCTTCCGCTCCTCCGGCACGATCCAGTCGGGGTTCTGCTCGATGTGTGCGATTAGCGCCTCTTGGTACTCGCTCATCCTGAAGAAATAGTTCGTCTCTTCCAGATGACTGACGGTCCGACCGCAGTCGGGGCACGTACTGTCCGGACCCAGGTCCTTTTCGGTCCAGAACCGCTCCTCGTGGATGCAGTACCATCCCGAGTACGGAGCCTGATAGATCTGGCCACGGTCCCAGAGGCGCTGCAGGAACGCGGTGACGATCGACTTGTGCTCGCCTTCGGTCGTCCGGATGAAACGGTCGTGAGAGATGCCGAGCGTCGTCCATGCGGCTGAGAAGCGTTCGGCCATGAGGTCGCACAGCTCCAATGGCTGCATCCCTCGGCGCTCGGCTTCGTCCTGGATCTTGGGGCCGTGTTCGTCCGTGCCCGTGAGGAACAAGACGTCAGTGCCGTTCTGCCGTTCGAAGCGCGCGAGCATATCTGAGAGGATCGTCGTGTAGGCATGCCCGATGTGAGGGTCGCCAGACGCATAGTAGATAGGCGTGGTGATGTACCTCCGCCGTGGCTCCGTCACGGTGAGTCCCGCTGTGGCTGGCTGACCTCGCCCTTCAATTCGTCCAGCGAGATCGTGCGCCGCTGACCCTCGTCGTTCTTGAGCGAGACTGTTTCGTTCCAGATATCTACGGCGGCTACTCGCTCGTGCCCCGTCGCGGTGCGGATTTTCTGTCCCTCCCTGGGGAACCGCCGTCTCGCCTCGACGTACGTACGGTGCTCGTACATCAGGCAGCACATGAGGCGTCCGCAGCAGCCACTGATCTGTGCGGGGTTCAGCGAGAGGCGCTGGTCCTTGGCGAGCTGGAGGGAGACCGGCTTGAGTTCGGGTAGCCAGGTCGAGCAGCACAGCTCCCGGCCGCAACGCCCAACGCCGCCGAGCAGCGCGGCCTCGTCGCGCACGCCGATCTGCTTGAGTTCGATGCGCGTGCGGAACGTGCGGGCTAGGTCGCGCACGAGCTGCCGGAAGTCGACTCGTTTCTCCGCGGTGAAGTAGATGATCAGCTTGTTGCGATCGAACTGCCACTCGGCCTCGGTGACCTTCATCTTGAGCTCGTGCTTCGCGACGAGGGTTCGTGCTTCCGAACGCACTCGATCCTCGTCCGTGCGAAGCGTTCGCGCCCGCGCGGCTTCGTCCCTGCGTGCGAAACGGAGCACTCGGCGTTCGGGGGCGGGGGTGGCGCAGCCGCCGCTCGACGATGAGCACTTCCTCTCGGCGATCACCCCGACCGCGGACACCTCACCCATGTCCTCACCACGATCGGCCTCGACGATCACATGCTGACCTGGACGCAGGTCGAGGCCTTGATACGCGTAGTAGTCCTTGCGCGTGCCCTTGAAGCTGATCTCAGCGAAGCCCGGCACCTGGTTCCTAGGCCTCGTGCCACGCGCCGATGGCCGCGTACTTGGCCCACCGGCTCTCGAGCAGAGCCTCGGGGGACAGCGCGCTCAGGTCGTTCAGGTGACGCTCCAGCGCGTCCCCGACCCGTTGCGCGGTGACGTCCCAGTCGGCCTGCGCCCCCCCCAGCGGCTCGTCAATGACCTCGTCGCAGATGCCGAACTCCACCGAGTCCTTGGACGTGAGCCGCAGCGCCGTCGCAGCCTTTTCGCGATGCTCGGCGGAACGCCATAGGATCGCCGCGCACCCCTCGGGGGAGATGACCGAGTACACCGAGTGTTCGAGCATCAAGATGCGGTCGGTGACCCCGAGCGCCAGAGCCCCGCCGGACCCACCTTCGCCGATCACGACGCTGATGAGCGGGGTCCGGAGACGGGCCATCCCGCGCAGATTGCTCGCGATCGCTTCGGCCTGCCCACGCTCTTCGGCGCCGATGCCGGGATACGCGCCAGGAGTGTCGATCAGGGTGATCACGGGCTTCCCGAACTTTTCCGCCTGCTTCATGAGCCGGAGCGCCTTCCGGTACCCTTCCGGGTGCGCCATTCCGAAGTTGCGGCGCAGGTTGTCCTTCATGTCCCGGCCTTTCTGGTGGCCGATGACCATCACGGACGTCCCACGCAGCCGGGCCCAACCGCCCACGATCGCTTCGTCGTCACGAAACGCACGGTCTCCGTGGAGCTCGAGCCAATCCGTGAAGATTCGTTCGATGTAGTCGAGCGTATACGGACGCTGGGGATGACGAGCGACCTGAACCTGTTCGATGGGTCGTAGGTTCTCGTAGGTCTGCCCCTTGAGCTCGTTGAGCTTGGCTCTCAGGAGTTCCACCTCGTCGGCGACGTCGATGCCCTTTCGGTCCGCCAGATCGAGCAGTTTGTCGATCTGCGCCTGAACCTCGACGATGTCGCGCTCGAACTCTAGGTGCATGGCAGGAACGCTTTCAGCAGGAGGACATGGTCGAATGCGTCCTCGGCGAAGAGCACGCGCAGTGGGGTGCCAGAATCTGGGGTCAACAACGCCTCCTCGGAGGTCTTCGGGCACGTTCACGGGGCGTGAACGGTAGGTACACCCCTCCCTTGAAGGCCGGAAAGATAGGACGACGGCGGGCGCGCCTCAATCCGCCGCTAGTGCCACTTCCAACTTGGGCTCAGGGATGAAGAACCAAACGATGAGCCCCATCCCGAGAACGAAGACAGCGCCGAGAAGCGTGTCAGAGACATACCCGACCCTGGCGAACAGAGGGCCTGAGACGGCGCCCCCGAGGGCGAAGCCGAGCTGGCCCAGAGCGACGGCGAGGCTCATGAGGGAACCCCGCCGCTCGTCACGTACCAGCCCAGTCAGCAGAGCGGAGAAGGGACTGACCCGCATAGCGACGAGCACCGGAAGCCCCACCGCTCGGCCATCACCATTCCCATCGGGATCCCGACGATCTGACCGAACGCCGCCCCGCTCATCACCCAGCCGGTCGCCCACCCACGCCTTTCGTATGGGAAGTAGTCCCCGATGTACGAAACCGCGGCTCCGCTGAGCACGCCGCCGGCCATTCCTGTGAAGACCCGCACCACGAGGAACGAGACATAGCTGTCGACGAGCCCATGCAAGCCGAGTGCGACTGTCATCGCGGCGCAGCCTATGAGCAGGATGCGGCGACGCCCGATCCTGTCCGAGACCGGACCGGAGAGGATCGCAAACATGCCGACCATCAGCGAGTACGCGGTTACCAGAGTGCCGAGAACCGCGTCCGCGATACCGAGGTCGTCGCCGATCTGTGGGAGGATCGGCGAAACGATCATCGTCTGGCTCGCTGATGAGAAGACGAGGAGCCAGAGCGTGAAGAGGATCACACGCGGGGAGCTGTTCTTCACCAACGAAACGTAACCGGCGTGGGAAGGCCCATCCGCTGGACGTACGTAGCGCCGGATCGCTACCGTGTGTGCGTCTTCTCCGTCCGTGGGAGTCTGGATGAACAAGAAGCAGGTCGGTGCGTGGGCGCTCTTCGACTTCGCGAACTCGGTCTATCCGGCGGTGATCACCACCACGGTCTTCTCGATCTATTACGCCGAAACTGTTGTCGGGAACGAGACGGGCCGGGGCAACTGGTGGTGGGGACTCTGTGTGGCGGTTTCGGCGTTGATCGTCGCGGTCACGTCGCCGCTGCTGGGGGCCATTGCCGATCGGGGGGGCGCCCGGAAAGAAGTTCATGCTCGCCTACACGGTGATCTGCCTGATCGGTGTGCTGCTGATGACCACGCTCCAACCGGGCATGGTCGTCGCCGGCTTCGTGATATTCGTGATCGCGAACGTCGGCTTCGAGAGCGCTCTGGTCTTCTACAATGCCTACCTGCCGGACATCGCCCCGCCGGAGAAGCAGGGCTGGGTCTCTGGACTGGGATTCGGCGTGGGGTATCTCGGATCTGCGCTCGGCCTGCTCATGGTGCTCCCCTTCGCGGAGACTCGGACCCAAGTGGTGTGGCTGCTCGTAGCGGCCTTCTTTCTGATCTTTTCGCTCCCGGCATTCTTCTATCTCCCGCGCGACCAAGGCGGGGGGATGAGCGTGCCACAGGCCGCCCGGTGGGGCATCACCAACTTTCGCGAGATCGTGCGCGAAGTGTGGCTGCTCAAGGATCTCCGCAACTTCCTGATCGCCTTCTTCTTCTATATCGACGGCGTGTTGACGATCATCGTGACCGCGGGGACCGTCGCTACGGAGACCTTCGGCTTCACCCCGAACGACACGCTTATTCTCTTTCTGGTCGTTCAGATTTCCGCCCTCGTGGGCGCGTTCGCTCTCGCCAAGCCCACGGACACCTATGGGCCCAAGAAGATCCTGAACGGTGTGCTCGTGCTGTGGATCGTCGCCAGCGTGTCTGCCTTCTTCATTCAGAACCCAACGCTGTTCTGGGGAATGGCGGTCATGGTTGGGCTGGGACTCGGCTCGGTGCAGTCCGCGAGCCGGACCTTCATGTCTTCGCTGATCCCGGACGGCAAGGAGGCCGAGATGTTCGGATTTTACGCGCTGTGCGGAAAGTCATCGTCTGTCATGGGCCCACTGCTCTTCGGGGGCGCTGCGCTCGTGTTCAGGGGCAATCAGCGTCCCGGCTTCCTGCTGATCGCTGTCCTATTCGTTATCGGCCTCGCTCTGCTCCAGCGCGTGAACGACCCGAAGGCGGCGGCATCCTGACGTGACCGTGTCGCGCCGCGCCGGCGTGACCGTCATCGCGGTGGCCGCGCTCGCGGCCGGAGTGCTCGCCCACCTGGGCGCCCGCCACACGTCTGCCACGTTCGACGAGATCATTCTCGTATCGGGCGGGCTGCGCGGAGTTACGGAGGGACGCTGGGACATGGTCACGGACCAGCCTCCGCTCATGATGTACGCATACGGCTTGGCCGCCTCCAGCGGGCATCCTGATCGACCCGCGGAGGACCGTGAGTGGCTCTTCGACGACCGCTGGGACTACGCCCGCGCGCTTTTCTTTCGTCTCGGCAACGACCCGACCGAGTTGCTCGCTCGGGCGCGCATCGTGG encodes:
- the metG gene encoding methionine--tRNA ligase — protein: MTEPRRRYITTPIYYASGDPHIGHAYTTILSDMLARFERQNGTDVLFLTGTDEHGPKIQDEAERRGMQPLELCDLMAERFSAAWTTLGISHDRFIRTTEGEHKSIVTAFLQRLWDRGQIYQAPYSGWYCIHEERFWTEKDLGPDSTCPDCGRTVSHLEETNYFFRMSEYQEALIAHIEQNPDWIVPEERKNEVLGFLQKPLGDLSISRPKSRVSWGITLPFDEDHTAYVWVDALINYLTASGAIDPTRPVGEQGFEDVSGSWWPCDLHLVGKDIITTHAVYWPTLLMGVGLPLPRQILAHGWWLVGDAKMSKSIGNVIDPLALSDDFGADAVRWYLLREMPTGSDASYTAERFMTRYEELANVLGNLASRVISMVGRYRDGVVPDARGTGLDEQIESTFATARHAMERYKVHEALAAAMDLARTANGYVEDRQPWSQAKDPVAASELDETLASLCRVLAVLCALFEPVAPQKMAELAARLGLGAVPTLDEARAVSLAGQTVSKGNPLFPRVDPA
- a CDS encoding MFS transporter, encoding MLAYTVICLIGVLLMTTLQPGMVVAGFVIFVIANVGFESALVFYNAYLPDIAPPEKQGWVSGLGFGVGYLGSALGLLMVLPFAETRTQVVWLLVAAFFLIFSLPAFFYLPRDQGGGMSVPQAARWGITNFREIVREVWLLKDLRNFLIAFFFYIDGVLTIIVTAGTVATETFGFTPNDTLILFLVVQISALVGAFALAKPTDTYGPKKILNGVLVLWIVASVSAFFIQNPTLFWGMAVMVGLGLGSVQSASRTFMSSLIPDGKEAEMFGFYALCGKSSSVMGPLLFGGAALVFRGNQRPGFLLIAVLFVIGLALLQRVNDPKAAAS
- a CDS encoding acetyl-CoA carboxylase carboxyltransferase subunit alpha produces the protein MHLEFERDIVEVQAQIDKLLDLADRKGIDVADEVELLRAKLNELKGQTYENLRPIEQVQVARHPQRPYTLDYIERIFTDWLELHGDRAFRDDEAIVGGWARLRGTSVMVIGHQKGRDMKDNLRRNFGMAHPEGYRKALRLMKQAEKFGKPVITLIDTPGAYPGIGAEERGQAEAIASNLRGMARLRTPLISVVIGEGGSGGALALGVTDRILMLEHSVYSVISPEGCAAILWRSAEHREKAATALRLTSKDSVEFGICDEVIDEPLGGAQADWDVTAQRVGDALERHLNDLSALSPEALLESRWAKYAAIGAWHEA
- a CDS encoding stage 0 sporulation protein: MPGFAEISFKGTRKDYYAYQGLDLRPGQHVIVEADRGEDMGEVSAVGVIAERKCSSSSGGCATPAPERRVLRFARRDEAARARTLRTDEDRVRSEARTLVAKHELKMKVTEAEWQFDRNKLIIYFTAEKRVDFRQLVRDLARTFRTRIELKQIGVRDEAALLGGVGRCGRELCCSTWLPELKPVSLQLAKDQRLSLNPAQISGCCGRLMCCLMYEHRTYVEARRRFPREGQKIRTATGHERVAAVDIWNETVSLKNDEGQRRTISLDELKGEVSQPQRDSP